In the Bacteroidota bacterium genome, TTATGCCACAAGCAATTACAAATATGCTCAATCGGTGATTAATGTATCGGGGGGTATAAAAATTATTTTTTTGTTGTGAGGGGTGGTTGATTATAAACCGGAGATATGGTTTTTAATTGGGGTGTTTTGTGTCACCCGCCTAGGCGGCAGGTTCTCTTGATTCGTGAACGTTGGGACCATGTATTTAAAAATATGTAACCCCTAAAGGGGTATTTGTTTTTAGTGAACATGTTGTTTTGTGATAAAATGTACATTTAATCTATTATGTACATTCTAAAAATATGTTACCCCTAAAGGGGTATTGGTTTTGGGGGATATATTGTTTTGTGATAAAATGTACATTTAATCTATTATGTACATTCTAAAAATATGTTACCCCTAAAGGGGTATTTGTTTTTAGTGAACAGGTTGTTTTGTGATAAGATGTACATTTAATCTATAATGTACATTCTAAAAAGATGTTACCCCTGCCTAAGGCGGCAGGTAAACCTAAAGGGGTATTGGGTTTTCGTGAACATGTTATTTTGTGATAATATGTTCATTAAATCTTTAATGTACATTTTAAAAATATGTTACCCCTGCCTAAGGCGGCAGGTAAACCTAAAGGGGTATTTGTTTTTAGTGAACATGTTATTTTGTGATAAAATGTACATTTAATCTATAATGTACATTCTAAAAATATGTTACCCCTGCCTTCTGCGGCAGGTAAACCTAAAGGGGTATTTGTTCTCAACCGCATAGCGGTGATACGTTTGTAACGAGCCGCTACCCTAAGAATCAAAAGAACCCCAGCGGGGTGAAATAAAAATGTGCGATAAACAAAAAACGCCGCTAAAAATTTAATTGTAATTTATGCGATAATCACCATCAATTATATGTTTTGTATTGCGATACGACGTTTTTCTTTTAATTTTTTAAAATGGGTTGGTGTGAGGCCGGTAACTTTTTTAAATTGGGCAGAAAGATGTGCTACACTGCTATAGTGCAACATAAACGCAATTTCTGATAAGGTATGTTCACCAAAAATAATTAATTCTTTTATGCGCTCAATTTTTAGCGCAATCATATACTGCTCAATTGTGGTTGCTTCTACTTCACTGAAAAAATTGGCGAGATAGGTATAACTATGATTTAACTCTTTACTTAACAGTGCCGAAAACTTGATATTCGGTTTTTCATCTGAATTATATACATAATCAATAATTACCTGCCTGATTTTTTCTACTAATATGCCTTGCTTTTTTTCTAATAATTCTAAACCAACCTTATTAATTTTTTTGTTCAACTTTATTTTGTCCTCATCAGAAACTTTTTCTTTGGTTTCAATTTCACCTAATTCAACTTTTACCGGTTGGATATTTAACTCTTCAAGGGCTTCTTTAACTACAAGTTTGCAGCTTTCACAAGCCATATTTTTTACGTAAATTTTCATATTAAAGGATTTTGTGCAACAGACTAAAGAATTATAATGATTGTGACTTAAAACCAATTGTAAAATTATTAAAAAAATGTCGCTGCTAACGTTAAACCTTTTTAATAGAATAGATATCGTAACTTCTAACCCGGATTGAAGCGGAAACAAACTAATGTGCTAATGTGAGGATGTGCTAATGTGCTGATTAACAGCCGAATTCTGTGTGCGCATTACCTTTAATCTTTTTATTTACAAACGGAGCTCCCGTACAACCTGGACAAATGCTGCTTTAGAGGTTTGTTGGAGTGAAAAGCCGGTGCGGATGTTGATGGCGTGGGGGATGGTCATGTTCCAAATATTGAATTTATTTTAAATTAAAAAACCCCATCGGAAGACGGGGTTTCGATTATATCGTTTATAAATTTTAATTTGCTTCTACACCACAATATTTATTGTATGCATTTGCAAGATCGTTGGCAATCATCATGGCATTGCGGCCTTCAATTTGATGGCGTTCGATAAAATATACCAATTTGCCATTTTTAAACAATGCAATACTTGGCGAACTTGGCGGATAAGGCAAAGTGAGTTTTCTTGCTTCAGCAACCGCATCGAGGTCGAAACCGGCAAAAACGGTAGCTAATTTATCGGGTTTGCTATCGTTGCTTAACGACAAACGCACACCCGGGCGGGCGTTTCCGGCTGCACAACCACATACGGAGTTAATTACTAATAACAAGGTGCCTTCAGTTCCTTTAATGGTGCTGTTTACCATTTCAGGTGTGGTTAAATCTTCGAAACCTACCTTGGTAAGTTCTTCTTTCATTGGTTGTACCAGTTCTTTAGGATACATAGTTTATTGCTGTTTTATGTTACAAAGTTAAGCGCTCACGTTATTTTATCATAATGATAAAATATCTGCGTTATTCCATGAACCAAGATGCAGTATAAATGGTTCATACGTTGCCAAAGGGAAAGCAATTTTTTACCTTTGTGCCAGAGTTCAAATTAGTAATCAATAAAAACAGTATAATGAACGTAGTTACAGACACAAAACTCCCATACAAAGTAAAGGACATAGCCCTTGCTGCCTGGGGTCGTAAAGAAATTAAACTGGCTGAAGCCGAAATGCCCGGACTAATGAGTCTGCGCGAAGAATATGGCAATTCAAAGCCGCTGAAAGGCGCTCGTA is a window encoding:
- a CDS encoding helix-turn-helix transcriptional regulator; translation: MKIYVKNMACESCKLVVKEALEELNIQPVKVELGEIETKEKVSDEDKIKLNKKINKVGLELLEKKQGILVEKIRQVIIDYVYNSDEKPNIKFSALLSKELNHSYTYLANFFSEVEATTIEQYMIALKIERIKELIIFGEHTLSEIAFMLHYSSVAHLSAQFKKVTGLTPTHFKKLKEKRRIAIQNI
- a CDS encoding BrxA/BrxB family bacilliredoxin; translated protein: MYPKELVQPMKEELTKVGFEDLTTPEMVNSTIKGTEGTLLLVINSVCGCAAGNARPGVRLSLSNDSKPDKLATVFAGFDLDAVAEARKLTLPYPPSSPSIALFKNGKLVYFIERHQIEGRNAMMIANDLANAYNKYCGVEAN